In the genome of Thunnus albacares chromosome 16, fThuAlb1.1, whole genome shotgun sequence, the window TTTCAGAAAAAGAAAGTCTCACAACTGCAGTGTCAGGCTAAATAATAAAACTTAGGTGAAACAAAGGTGACTAAACATTTCTTCTGCAAGTTGATTTTTGGAGCTTAGTGACATGAACTGAACCTGACAGTTGCCTGAAACTAGGAAATGAATctaaacattttcattatgtTTGGAAATTAGTCGTTTTAATACAAGTAAAACCACTTTTAAAGGCCCTAAATAAACAATTACTTTTCTATTTACCAATGGACCATAAATaagtacaaaaatacaaatattgtatttcactttttatgactaaataattGGTGAAGTGTTTGTGGAAATGGCTGAGTCACTCTATAAAGTCTATTCTTCCTGGACTCTCTGCTgtgttctgtttcatttgtcACTTCATACGTTGGTGTCTTATAAGGAAACTATAGAGCGTGTGCTGAATgtaagaggaggagggaagcaCTGAAGTGTCAATAGTGTGATTATGGCGGGGAGGAGTTTGTATTGATTCCTGTCTGACAGCCAGATGGACACAGTGAGCGTCAGAGGACACGCAGGTGACTCTGCTGAATCGGAGGTGGAGGGACCTCATTGAAAATACTGAGAGGCTGTCTGTGAGTGCTTTTCATTAAAgttgcagtgtgtagaatttagtggcatcgaGCAGAACAGACGGAGGTATGATCACCTGAAAAttagaattgttgtgttttcgttaccttagaatgagccttttatatctacatagggagcaggtcctcttccacagaggccgccatgttgcaccaccatgtttctacagtagcctagaacagacaaaccaaacactggctctagagagatCACATTTTGTGCCACGTACTGCAagtaagtcagtcagtcaggatgGTTCAACAGTTGTCAGAGGAGTGCTCTATTAAGGTCCGAGTCTGTGATTCAGTGTGTGTCCTAATAGGATGTCCAGAAGGGGAGATAACAGATGACCCCAcgggggagggaaggaggggtaAACGAGGGCCTCTGGAGTTTTCCAGATGATGGATGAGTGTGGGTGCCATGGCGACGGCGCTAATGAGGCGGTGATTTTGGGTGCAGGGCTGGCAGATGGCCGTGaatcacgcacacacagagaaatgacACAGAGACCCGATCTTTAAATATCACCTTGTTTTattacacagacatacacaagAGCGTTAGCAGCCCGCCTTCAGCTCCACTCCCACTACTTCACGTCTTCGTCTGTCCTCCCGGTCTGCTTTTTGCAAACCGGGATTGAGATGTTCCCCCGTCATGAGAAAAGCCCAGGCCCCATGTGCTCAATCATGGCCGGGCGGGAGCTGGAGGACACACTTTGGTCACAGGTGATTAAACCGCAGGGTGTTATGGCTGTTAGGAGGTTATGAAGTCTCACGCCTGTCACGTCAGTTTACGACGCTGAAGAGACCACATTTACTCAGCTGTGAGCACCGGCGTGAGATTTGCATGACTCAAGATTAAGGGCAGTAGAAGGCTTAAGCATAAATATTGACATTATTGCATTTTTGAAGAAGCAcctttttagaaaaaaaaaaaaaaaaaaaaaaaacgcccgGTGGGACCAGCTTAGTAAATGTGATCCTTCATCGTCTTGCCTCCATCACCTTGTTCAATGAGTCTGACCAGGatgctgtactgtactgcagcCCTGctatgtgaaaataaataatctacaaaaaaaaaaggaaaccacTCCCTTCCAGCAAACAGAGGGCTCTAAAAATGTACAAAGTCTTTTGAAAATAAGTCAAATGTTACTTAAAACTCATTTTCTCTATGTATTTACATACAGAACCATATAAAACTGCAAACGGATAAACTTAGCAGAAAGAGCATTATAGAAATCATTTAAGCTCTAGATAGAAGGTTCTAGTAGGTCTCAGCAAACTTAACAGACAAGCGGTCGCGCTCTCAGATTGTGTTCACGTCCAGATTAACAGCCAGCTAAAGTTCAATTTTCAGCTCTTTGGTAAACCAACATGATCACTAAAAGACCGGGACAGTAAAATAAGctttttgttttccatctgtCGTTTCTGGCTTTACATTTATAGATTCATACTTTATTCCCCAAACACAAGTCATGACATCGCTTGTTTATTAAAACAATCtttcaaaaacatacacaaacgGAGAAAAAGACCTATGCACAGTGcaaaactaacaaactaaaatTCAATTAATAGAGGTTTTAtgagcctgttttttttttttatagagttAATCTGCTGTTTTGGTTGAGCCTATGTACACCCAACCACTGTCCACTTCCTGTCCATCACTAAGTGGCAGCACTGAGCCCTCTGCACTTTCTATGGACCACTGAACACACCAGCTCTGCAAACTAAACCACTGACCTAAGAGCAGAAAGCGAAAAACCTGGCGATAACCGTAGCTGAAGTTGTACCGTGGGAGCCATCTGTTGTACCACGTCCTCACGTTCTTTCCACATGGCTGTTTGAAGCCAACACTTGCGAGCCGTGGTGCCTTCGAACACTTTCCAGAGCCAACGGAAGAGAAGCAGAAGTTGAGAAGATTTTACATTCCACTCTTTCCAACTGCACCACAGCAGCAAAGTTAAGCAAACACCTTGTGACTTTTCAATTCCTTCAATTCACCTTAGTTTGCCATCTCACCTTGTCCTTCAAAGACACTAAAGGGTTCCTGCTTATTATGAGAGCTAACATGAGCTCTGACAggataaaagtaaataaaacagcaattgagcaatgaaaaacaaactaagAACACCAGGCTTAAAAGAAACACTATTCTTTTAACACAAAAGGTGAGTCACCAAACGAAGGAGAGAAGGATGAGAATCATGGGAGTCTTGAAAAGCTGCAGCAGAACCAGTTCTTCACTTCAGACCGATTTTCAGCCTGGTCTATGACGgggtgacctctgacctcacatCAAGTCCCGACATGTCCACTCCCTCAGAGGCGGCGCCGAGGGGGTGGGGCTCAGGAAGATGTCAGAGTCTGAAGAGGGCCTTCTATTGGCTCCTCTTCCTGCCCCCTACCCTGGTTACGACAATTGAGTTCAGCTCCCCCGTGTCCGTGGGGCGCTCTCTGCTCTTTAACTTCTGCTCTCTTCAGATAAAGTGCCATTAGAGTCCTGGAGCACAGGGAGAGTCGGGCTTTCTGCAGTGTCTCCGTACTCGCTCTCAGCCAGCTCGCCCTCACGCTCACAGATAACTGTCATTGGGCTGCTGAGGATTCGGCTGCGTGCATTATACTTGCTGCTGGCAGCAGAGGGCGGCGTGCGTGACCGCCCGTACTTCCCGCTCATCGAgaaggatgatgatgaagtcGGCGAGGACAGAGCCAAGGCCTCGTAGCGGCTCCACTCATCTGTTGCCCTCTTGCCGCGACCAGGGGAGGTACAAGGGCTGTGTGGCGCCGTCGGTGAGGAGGCCGAAGCAGCGGGGGGGTCTAGTGAGGACTCAGAGCGCGTCCGCTGGGAGCGTGGGTCGGTGGAGCGAAGCATCTCGGTGGCAGACATCCTGAAGCTGGTCTCAGAGCGGCTGCCCTTCTTAAGAAGAAGGGCTTTGAAGGTGTCACTGCTGGTGGAGGACTTCCGCAGGTTGCGCTGGATGGAGCCTGTCTGACGGGGCAGTGAGGACACCGGGCTCGGAGACACGCTTGTGGGGGTGACGGGTGGAGACTGCGAGTGGCTTCCACCCCGGGACTTTTCCTCCTCAGACTCCCTGCGACCCAGGACCTTACGCTTGGACCTGCGGACAGTGAGATGTAGATACTAAGATTAATGACATGCTTGGAGAAATCCTGCAGAGTCAGTGAAAGCAAGCTGGGTTAATTAAtttgtactaaaaaaaaaaattattcaaatattcACTTGACAGAAGCGCAAGAAGAAAATCCATTAGAAGTATATATGCAAGAGTTGGGGGCAGTTCTGTGAGGAAACGAGGACATCAGACtaaattattcaaaataaatactGCTGCAGCATTTGGGATTTCATACAACTGAGCAGAAAGCTCAGGCCAGCCTTGtgattgtttctgtgtttcagcttttaaaaaaaaaaaaagattttacttaaaaatacTTGGCCTGTATGGCTCAAATTTTTGTCCCAAATTTGCCATATGTCAGCACTGCCCCCAGCAATCGCACGCTACAGTGTGGATATTAAAGTAAAATCATAAGGACAAATCAGTGGCATatatgctcaaaaaaaaaagaaaggcagGGCGATGAGAGttatacattttcatcaaaGAGATCCAATGAGTTTTTACAAGAAAAGCTGCAGACGCTGCAACTCTGCAGGAGAGCTCGAGACACGGCACaatgaaattaatcaaaaaacacaaactgagaaaAGTGCCCAAAGCGGTTTTAATCACACAAGGACGATCCAGCCTCCTCTCAGCAGGGGGTATCAGTCGTTTACTGCGACACTTAGCCTACACTATCTATAACTCCTGCACCAAAGCGTAGCAATAAAGCTGCAACTAGCAGAGTACGGGGGATTAGGGCTAGCAGGGAAACAGACTTATTAATGTGTAGTCCAGGGGTGGCACTGCTGCTAATCCGAAAAGGTAGCATCACTGCAATTGTGGAAATGGGGCTGGCTAATCAAAGGGAAGGGGCTACTTGCCACTCCGCACCTCTCTAGAACGGATTCACCCACCCACTGCACGCCCCCTCTGCacaggggaggagagaggaggagaggggagacaAAGATGATTAAAGGCATGAAAAATACAGATTCTGTGATATGGGAGAACAATTTCATGCAAAACGTAAAGGGAGGATTGAAGAACGCAGTGAGACAAAATCCTTAATCCTCAGATTAGATCTGGAAAAAGAAATTCTTCCATAAAGACCTGTAGAGAACATACTTGGTGAAGgtcagagggagagggaggatatAAATGGTTTGAGCGAGAATCTGTGTCtgctttctgtttaaaaaaaaaaaaaaaaaaaaaaaaaagggaaaatgcaGTATGTGTCTGTGCCCTAAATTCAACCTCCATCTAGCATTGTCTCCTCTAAGCTGAGCTTGCCACATTAGCCCATCAGCATTACATAACAGCTTTTCACACATGCGTACACTCACACACCTGAATCCAGCGAACCAGGACGGCTCTGTGCCAAACTCAtattgacaaacacacaaatacaaagacCGTAACACACACGCAGGCAGCCACACTGGTGAGGCAGGGATACCAATCTCAGTTATAGAGGTAAACAAGACTGCAATATAAAACCCAGCTCAGAGAACATGATCGATTTCTTTCTCTTGGCTGTATTACATTTGGTTTAGAGGATCTCCCTCCAGACAAGTTGTATTTTCTGTTGCGGCTCTGAAGgcatttcattcagtgttttcattctctgttttcccagagagagagagagagtaaaaaacaaaGGTATTGGACATGTGAGAAGGGGAGGGGAAACGTATCAGAGAGGTGAAGACGTAAGTTCGGTGGACAGCATCGATGTGAGAAAGTTACTTGGAATCCATCTCTCAACATTCAAAATAATGTACAAAGCTTTTCTTAAAGGTCtttgacaaatgtttttaaaagacatcaaacctttttttaatctaaatagTTCAGATGGTTTTAAACAGGAGTCCacttttttgcaaattaactcTTGACTGGTGTATACCGTTGTAGACATACTTGAGTTTTACAGCACAACCTAGAGTCCATCATCACTTCCCACTTCTCAAAGATCTGTAAGTGATTCTATGTTCTATACTGGAGGAGGTGCAATGGAGGAGGAGAGCGGTAAGGCGAATggtaaacacaaacagttctgtcttttgttatgcAATCTTCTTCATGTCTAATTAAACTGCACAATAAATCGCACTTGCACACGTGACGTGTGCGTACATGCACCATAAATACATCGACACTCTGTCGCCAGCAGAAATAAAATCCCGTGAAATGAAATCCTGTGATGCTCAAGAGAACTCCCGACTGCCGCTGCACGTGACCGTGAAACACAAACTGGCGGGCCGCATGAGAAATTTATGTGTGTTCTCCTTTTGAAGCACGGAAGCACGTATGCAATATATGTCAGAGACTGCAGTGcacaggagcagagagagacagaaacacagagagagagagagagagagagagagagagatggagagaaaagcaCTAGTCGCTCTCTCCGGTGGCCTCTAACCTAGATTAGGACCAGAGGGTGTCGAGTagttaaataatgaatgaagcCACAGCCGTTTTTCTCCTGCTGAGAATGAACAACACTAATCTGACTACATTAACACAGATGTCTCGGGAAACATCTTACTACTGACTCATGCTGCATCCTCAATTGTTGACTCTACGTGGCCTTTTAACTGACCAGGAACAGAAAGAGCAACTCTCTCCAGAGCTGGACTCCAGAGACCAGCTATTTGACAGATATGTAGACGCTTGCAGATGGGACAGCGCTGGGTAAAGTTATGACTGAGAGGTGGAGGGtaggggggggaggaggaggagaggatgatgaAAGGAGGGGGGATGgagatggaaaaagagaaatCATGGGTTGAAAGGTGAAGGGGGAGGAAGGAGCTTAGAGTTCAGGGTGATGCGCTGTGGTTTTATGAGGAGGTGAGAAAGAGGGAATGAGATGCTGATAcggacagagaaagagggggaaggcggagagaaaaacaaacggAGAAAACAGAATgacaagagaggaaaaataaaccAGCTTAATGGAACAAACTATGACAAACAGCAAGTGAGGAGAGTTGGAGCGGGAGGAGATAAACGAGTGACAAGTGGTGCAAAAGAAGTGCATCATAGTACCTGTGAATGGCGGCAAACAGGTCCTCAGTGGTTCGGGTCCGTGTGGGAGTCGGGGTCACCATGTTCTCCTCTGAGGCCCCGTTAGCTGATGGGGCCGGAGACGATTCAGCCGTACTGGAGTCGAACACGTCACCTGAGACGAAGAGACATTCACTTTAAGTTACACATTTACAGGAGAGTAAACACACTTCAGGTTTACTCTGCACAACATGCGCACACTCATGTAGCTTCCATCCCGTCGCCTTGACCTGGCTGCCTATGAGATCTGAAGTGGTACGGAGGTGGTGCCGGACTGCTTCTCTTAcattctctttctgtttctaggtttcctcttttcctttcttctcctctagTTCAgcctttttctcctcctcctcctcctcctcttccactcaACCTCCTCACTCACGTCTGCGCTTCGACTGCCTGAGCCGCTGCAGGCAGTCTCACTTTACGCGCTCTCCCCCATCCTCCCCTTCATCCCCTTAACAGATCTGCTCCCCTCCCCTCTGATAGGATGGAGCCCCTCCCCCTTCTCCCTCCAACCACGAAAAGCATCTCCCCCGGGACActtgctccccccccccccccccttacctcagagagagaaggagggataGATAGGGAGCGGGACaggcagagatagagagaggggcCGAGTAGAACAGACTGAGGATGAGAGATTAACagaaaggaagaggaaaaagcagaaatgGATATTTGGAAATAAGGATGGATGGCGGAGAGCAGTCGAGTACAGTGGAGGATGAGGTGTGTGGGGAGGCAGAGAAGAGAACAATGCGGGGAGAAGGGAAGGGACAGTAGCCACAAGATCTCTGTGTATGAAATATAGAAGGATGGGTAGAAGAGAGAGAGTTGGGATGGATGAATTCATGAGGCTATAGCTCTGCTGTCCCAGTGATAAGCCGTTTCTCCTGAgctattttcacagttttcagaCCTCTAAAGCTTGTGGTTTCAAGTTTGGCTCCTTTTGCTTTGGAGGGCAAAATGAATTTCACAGCTGCCTGAGGAGCTGGCCACACAGCTACTAACCATATAGGATTATGGTAATGGGCTTAAGTAATGAGTAAATGATGGTTCTGACTCAAACTGTTCTCTATTCACAAAGTCTGTGCATTTCCCATTCTGATttgaggaaaaataaatcaaaatcatCTTCAAATAACTCACCTGTGTCGTCCTCCCTGGAGCTGATGGATCCAGTCGTGCTGCTCGTTCCATCTCcgtcctcttcttcctcttcatgatcctctccatctgtacgcaGCTCTTGGTCAAGACTTGTGTCTTGGCTGGCTGATGCAGTGATTTGGGACTCATCCTGGATTTCTGTGGATGTTTCACTGCTCTCTGCCAAAGTttccttgtcctcctcctcctgttgctcacttttcctctctttctcttcttctgttacTTGTCTTTGTGGTGCATCTATTTGGTCTTCTGTTCTGGACAGGCTGTTTGTATCTTCATGCGGAGATGGAACCTGTTCTTTGATTGGTTGGGGGTTAAATGGAGGGACAAAGAAGAGAGGTTTCTTGGAGATTGCTGGAGGCTGTTTGACAGGGGAGCTTTGGGAGCTCTGTGAGGGACTTGGCaatgcttctttttctttcccgTTTAAAAGAAAGCAACTCTCATCCTCAGGTATTCCATTGTAGACAGCACAATCTGGTGTGTCGTCTGTGATACTGCAGTCCAATGAAAAGTCTTCTAGGAGCTTTGACACAGGTGATGGTGAGGAATTACGTGAATCCTCCTCTGGAGAGAAGGTGAACTGGGTTAACCCAGTAGGATGCTCCTGGGAGTGAGACTTCCCAAGGGTCTGGGGCTTTAGACCCTTGATGAGGTCCATCCCTGTTTCCTGAGCTGTAGTGTTGTCCGTTTTGCTGTCGATCTCCTTCTCTGTCCGCTTGACTGAGCGGAGCTGAACACTCTGCAGCGCAAAGGGGGTGATGAGGGGCTTAGGTGACTTTGTAGGGCTGTTGGAAACGGCGGGTTTAGGAGCATCCTTCGTTGCCTTCACAGCAGATGGGAAGGAGGAAGGTGGGATAAAAGCAGgcggtggaggaggtggagggggccCCATGGTGGGAAcaggagggggaggtggagggggaggacTGAAGCTCCCATTGAAGGACAGACTAGGGTGGATTAGTGTTTCaggggatggaggaggagggaattCTGGGGAGGTGCAGCAAGGAGGTGGCGGGCTCAGAGTTGGACCCTGAGGAGTAACAGGGGGAGCTGGCAGAGGAGTGGGGGAACCCGAATTTGGTGGTAGAGGGGGAGGGAAGGGTGGAGGTGGGCCGAGAGGGGTGTTCGGAGCTGAGGATGAGGAAAGGGGCAGGGGTGGAGGTGGTGGCGGAGGAGGCCCGGAACTCTTAAGTGAGTCCGAGGTGTTGGAAGAAAGGGAAGTGGAAGAGGAGGACATGGAAACAGAGGATAGGAGAGAGGACTTCCTCTCGGGTACTTTGGGCTTAGGCCGGCTGCTGGAGGGAGACATAGACCTGACGAGTGAGGGCACTGGGGTTCCAGCTGTGGGGGTGTTGGACTGGCTGGAGTAGCCGCTAGATGGAGAAGTCAGTCTGTGTACCCTGTCAGGGGAGGAGGTGGCTGTTTTGGGCTTCACTGCCAACCCTCCCTCCTGGCCTGGAGCTCCAGGGCCCCGGCTGTTGCTGTGAATCTCACCTCCATTCTGTAGTTCTCCTGGGTGAGGCCCGGCCGACATATTATCTGTGGCATGGGCCAGAGGGGTCTGTGCCCTCTGGTCTCCATGGGTACGAGGGTAGTCCATGTAGTAGCCCCAGGAATCAGCATAGTCAGAACGCAAGCTGCTGGTGTCACTGTGAGCAGGTGTCACGTGGCATAGCGAGTATACGTTAGACACACCACCACAGTTTGCGTTAGCTACTAGCGATGCTGCAGAGCTACCTGCACTAATGCTACTCTGACTTCTTGGCCGTAGCACCCAAGGGTCATCGTAGTCACTGCTGGGACTGTGGGAGGGTGAAGAGGGAGAGGCGCAtcctttccctcctctcagCCCCATCTGTAGGCTCTGCTGCAAGCTGGCAATTAGAGTCTCATTGAGCATGGCGCCGTTTGGCCCGTTAGCACCACTGATGGCGCTAATGCCTCCAAGGGGCTTTTTTGCACCAGGCTTGCGTT includes:
- the nhsl1b gene encoding NHS-like protein 1 isoform X8 gives rise to the protein MPFHQRSIEPRRVSRLSARDGWIPGDETGRRKLRKPVLFSSLDEVSCHTLTSIIYQLSDLSRHASDIFLGIEMEAGMVFRRSCRIQGRLHNLQGEVRKLDPKKIQIPVSNLDEESKWTVHYTAPWHQQENVFLPGSRPPCVEDLHRQAKVNLKTALRECDKLRKDGFRSSQYYSQGPTFSDPLQSTSSLQDEEDDENDKKSTASSVEDDKSQLSMRPQTPQGGGEEREVLEVDGKVVWTKSAPLPTPEEKMRQTAKAVPTDIVAINVTGAVFDRQASIRRSLINTDTVSRRPKKVKRRKTISGLPDNFNQELAKGRGGELRPHSMFIPGQYSTLGRVGSVNSTLRRSQTRDSGCQTEEVKIVPPSMRRIRAQRGQGIAAQMAGISASSSTGSISISSSDSSGILMLPHQFNGDPSRFHSLPRQGARVSLSADPIYSSTPIKSEEQTTPHRQIGKLQVDNTVVHMRNAPRTGTLPRPKSQEVRGTQSSEWGGGPACVVSPHAAYSTSLIPNATLSSSSEVITLNTSSQLSHSPVSAYPTVRPLSVASSTNTDPLISSPAAFTQSSTCPALATSTPTHTPHDSGLIAAAPASESGHSDSSAHSHRTLAPTPPSCLTEEQWIYDTPENVAVPHRTLTSSCSTPINQLYSSLELSSRTTTDSSSLYSQDNDGYYTSMHVDSGLRSRSHGSGHGAAAGRAARHSMYECREMANQEDSGSLYSDRSLSRSISLRKSKKPPLPPARTDSLKRKPGAKKPLGGISAISGANGPNGAMLNETLIASLQQSLQMGLRGGKGCASPSSPSHSPSSDYDDPWVLRPRSQSSISAGSSAASLVANANCGGVSNVYSLCHVTPAHSDTSSLRSDYADSWGYYMDYPRTHGDQRAQTPLAHATDNMSAGPHPGELQNGGEIHSNSRGPGAPGQEGGLAVKPKTATSSPDRVHRLTSPSSGYSSQSNTPTAGTPVPSLVRSMSPSSSRPKPKVPERKSSLLSSVSMSSSSTSLSSNTSDSLKSSGPPPPPPPPLPLSSSSAPNTPLGPPPPFPPPLPPNSGSPTPLPAPPVTPQGPTLSPPPPCCTSPEFPPPPSPETLIHPSLSFNGSFSPPPPPPPPVPTMGPPPPPPPPAFIPPSSFPSAVKATKDAPKPAVSNSPTKSPKPLITPFALQSVQLRSVKRTEKEIDSKTDNTTAQETGMDLIKGLKPQTLGKSHSQEHPTGLTQFTFSPEEDSRNSSPSPVSKLLEDFSLDCSITDDTPDCAVYNGIPEDESCFLLNGKEKEALPSPSQSSQSSPVKQPPAISKKPLFFVPPFNPQPIKEQVPSPHEDTNSLSRTEDQIDAPQRQVTEEEKERKSEQQEEEDKETLAESSETSTEIQDESQITASASQDTSLDQELRTDGEDHEEEEEDGDGTSSTTGSISSREDDTGDVFDSSTAESSPAPSANGASEENMVTPTPTRTRTTEDLFAAIHRSKRKVLGRRESEEEKSRGGSHSQSPPVTPTSVSPSPVSSLPRQTGSIQRNLRKSSTSSDTFKALLLKKGSRSETSFRMSATEMLRSTDPRSQRTRSESSLDPPAASASSPTAPHSPCTSPGRGKRATDEWSRYEALALSSPTSSSSFSMSGKYGRSRTPPSAASSKYNARSRILSSPMTVICEREGELAESEYGDTAESPTLPVLQDSNGTLSEESRS
- the nhsl1b gene encoding NHS-like protein 1 isoform X4, whose amino-acid sequence is MRGERRSASFRKEKPPGLSRALSWLSVSTLSRQSRHIFHSQNELHAVHNRPTYSHSHLHAPNRDEEEEDDDNWVYQPQHKIAVSNLDEESKWTVHYTAPWHQQENVFLPGSRPPCVEDLHRQAKVNLKTALRECDKLRKDGFRSSQYYSQGPTFSDPLQSTSSLQDEEDDENDKKSTASSVEDDKSQLSMRPQTPQGGGEEREVLEVDGKVVWTKSAPLPTPEEKMRQTAKAVPTDIVAINVTGAVFDRQASIRRSLINTDTVSRRPKKVKRRKTISGLPDNFNQELAAKGRGGELRPHSMFIPGQYSTLGRVGSVNSTLRRSQTRDSGCQTEEVKIVPPSMRRIRAQRGQGIAAQMAGISASSSTGSISISSSDSSGILMLPHQFNGDPSRFHSLPRQGARVSLSADPIYSSTPIKSEEQTTPHRQIGKLQVDNTVVHMRNAPRTGTLPRPKSQEVRGTQSSEWGGGPACVVSPHAAYSTSLIPNATLSSSSEVITLNTSSQLSHSPVSAYPTVRPLSVASSTNTDPLISSPAAFTQSSTCPALATSTPTHTPHDSGLIAAAPASESGHSDSSAHSHRTLAPTPPSCLTEEQWIYDTPENVAVPHRTLTSSCSTPINQLYSSLELSSRTTTDSSSLYSQDNDGYYTSMHVDSGLRSRSHGSGHGAAAGRAARHSMYECREMANQEDSGSLYSDRSLSRSISLRKSKKPPLPPARTDSLKRKPGAKKPLGGISAISGANGPNGAMLNETLIASLQQSLQMGLRGGKGCASPSSPSHSPSSDYDDPWVLRPRSQSSISAGSSAASLVANANCGGVSNVYSLCHVTPAHSDTSSLRSDYADSWGYYMDYPRTHGDQRAQTPLAHATDNMSAGPHPGELQNGGEIHSNSRGPGAPGQEGGLAVKPKTATSSPDRVHRLTSPSSGYSSQSNTPTAGTPVPSLVRSMSPSSSRPKPKVPERKSSLLSSVSMSSSSTSLSSNTSDSLKSSGPPPPPPPPLPLSSSSAPNTPLGPPPPFPPPLPPNSGSPTPLPAPPVTPQGPTLSPPPPCCTSPEFPPPPSPETLIHPSLSFNGSFSPPPPPPPPVPTMGPPPPPPPPAFIPPSSFPSAVKATKDAPKPAVSNSPTKSPKPLITPFALQSVQLRSVKRTEKEIDSKTDNTTAQETGMDLIKGLKPQTLGKSHSQEHPTGLTQFTFSPEEDSRNSSPSPVSKLLEDFSLDCSITDDTPDCAVYNGIPEDESCFLLNGKEKEALPSPSQSSQSSPVKQPPAISKKPLFFVPPFNPQPIKEQVPSPHEDTNSLSRTEDQIDAPQRQVTEEEKERKSEQQEEEDKETLAESSETSTEIQDESQITASASQDTSLDQELRTDGEDHEEEEEDGDGTSSTTGSISSREDDTGDVFDSSTAESSPAPSANGASEENMVTPTPTRTRTTEDLFAAIHRGGVQWVGESVLERSKRKVLGRRESEEEKSRGGSHSQSPPVTPTSVSPSPVSSLPRQTGSIQRNLRKSSTSSDTFKALLLKKGSRSETSFRMSATEMLRSTDPRSQRTRSESSLDPPAASASSPTAPHSPCTSPGRGKRATDEWSRYEALALSSPTSSSSFSMSGKYGRSRTPPSAASSKYNARSRILSSPMTVICEREGELAESEYGDTAESPTLPVLQDSNGTLSEESRS
- the nhsl1b gene encoding NHS-like protein 1 isoform X10 gives rise to the protein MRGERRSASFRKEKPPGLSRALSWLSVSTLSRQSRHIFHSQNELHAVHNRPTYSHSHLHAPNRDEEEEDDDNWVYQPQHKIAVSNLDEESKWTVHYTAPWHQQENVFLPGSRPPCVEDLHRQAKVNLKTALRECDKLRKDGFRSSQYYSQGPTFSDPLQSTSSLQDEEDDENDKKSTASSVEDDKSQLSMRPQTPQGGGEEREVLEVDGKVVWTKSAPLPTPEEKMRQTAKAVPTDIVAINVTGAVFDRQASIRRSLINTDTVSRRPKKVKRRKTISGLPDNFNQELAAKGRGGELRPHSMFIPGQYSTLGRVGSVNSTLRRSQTRDSGCQTEEVKIVPPSMRRIRAQRGQGIAAQMAGISASSSTGSISISSSDSSGILMLPHQFNGDPSRFHSLPRQGARVSLSADPIYSSTPIKSEEQTTPHRQIGKLQVDNTVVHMRNAPRTGTLPRPKSQEVRGTQSSEWGGGPACVVSPHAAYSTSLIPNATLSSSSEVITLNTSSQLSHSPVSAYPTVRPLSVASSTNTDPLISSPAAFTQSSTCPALATSTPTHTPHDSGLIAAAPASESGHSDSSAHSHRTLAPTPPSCLTEEQWIYDTPENVAVPHRTLTSSCSTPINQLYSSLELSSRTTTDSSSLYSQDNDGYYTSMHVDSGLRSRSHGSGHGAAAGRAARHSMYECREMANQEDSGSLYSDRSLSRSISLRKSKKPPLPPARTDSLKRKPGAKKPLGGISAISGANGPNGAMLNETLIASLQQSLQMGLRGGKGCASPSSPSHSPSSDYDDPWVLRPRSQSSISAGSSAASLVANANCGGVSNVYSLCHVTPAHSDTSSLRSDYADSWGYYMDYPRTHGDQRAQTPLAHATDNMSAGPHPGELQNGGEIHSNSRGPGAPGQEGGLAVKPKTATSSPDRVHRLTSPSSGYSSQSNTPTAGTPVPSLVRSMSPSSSRPKPKVPERKSSLLSSVSMSSSSTSLSSNTSDSLKSSGPPPPPPPPLPLSSSSAPNTPLGPPPPFPPPLPPNSGSPTPLPAPPVTPQGPTLSPPPPCCTSPEFPPPPSPETLIHPSLSFNGSFSPPPPPPPPVPTMGPPPPPPPPAFIPPSSFPSAVKATKDAPKPAVSNSPTKSPKPLITPFALQSVQLRSVKRTEKEIDSKTDNTTAQETGMDLIKGLKPQTLGKSHSQEHPTGLTQFTFSPEEDSRNSSPSPVSKLLEDFSLDCSITDDTPDCAVYNGIPEDESCFLLNGKEKEALPSPSQSSQSSPVKQPPAISKKPLFFVPPFNPQPIKEQVPSPHEDTNSLSRTEDQIDAPQRQVTEEEKERKSEQQEEEDKETLAESSETSTEIQDESQITASASQDTSLDQELRTDGEDHEEEEEDGDGTSSTTGSISSREDDTGDVFDSSTAESSPAPSANGASEENMVTPTPTRTRTTEDLFAAIHRSKRKVLGRRESEEEKSRGGSHSQSPPVTPTSVSPSPVSSLPRQTGSIQRNLRKSSTSSDTFKALLLKKGSRSETSFRMSATEMLRSTDPRSQRTRSESSLDPPAASASSPTAPHSPCTSPGRGKRATDEWSRYEALALSSPTSSSSFSMSGKYGRSRTPPSAASSKYNARSRILSSPMTVICEREGELAESEYGDTAESPTLPVLQDSNGTLSEESRS